cactcaccattaaaaacttttggtgggccaccaatgttttggatcaaactggtatttgttttgttcccttcatccagggctttatgacctaatcaacagctttGATGTGAAaccaacattacagtgggccctagtagttttttaatggtggacttttaatcattattgttttcggtggtgtggtccacctgagatttagatatccctcgtttttggaatcaagccctaaaacgatccaaaagaatggatggacggcatggataagacaaatacaatatggtgggccccacagatcatctGCATTATCCATACCACCTCACCAAGCCGCGTCCGTCAACGCATTAGCAAAAAcgaagtaaaaaaaaaacaaaaagaggaaagaaaggaaaacgcaaaagagagaaaaggggtttCGTACCTTGGGTAAGCTCGATGGGAGAGGGAGAAGTagactgagagagggagaaggagacttgagagagggaaacgaaggctgagagagggagatgaagaCAGGTGCGATTCTTCCCaacgattttcatttcaaaaatttcaacctttacctgtaactaagttacaggtaacttgaaaaacgACTCCAGCGCCTGTAAGATTTTCACCTCTTTCTCCTGTAAGAAAGTcacaggttgagagaaagttacctgtgactttcctcccccaaataCCAAATGTAACgaagtcacctgtaactttgttatattttagaaaagttacaggcatccaaacaggccctaaatcagTAGTATTTGTGCCCCTTTAGATGAGAGGTAGAGAGTATTTGTGCAATCTCCTCGAATCATGCAATGACAAAAGCTCTATCTCCCAATTGCACTCTCTCTTGCTTAGAAATGGTTATCTCCAGGACAGCTTATTCGTCACAAAGCTAACCTCTGGATACGCCAAATACACCTCTCTCAAAATTGCACGCCAGGTGTTCAATGAAACGCCCCGACCAACCGTCTTCCTCTGGAACGCCATACTCAGAGCCTATTGCAGAGAGAATCAATGGCTGCAGACTCTCCGCCAATTCCGTCGCATGAATTTCGCTGTGGGAGGCGAGAGCCCTGACAACTTCACAGTGCCCATTGTGCTCAAGGCCTGTGCTGGATTGCCCGCGCTCGAGAGCGGCAAGGAGGTGCATGGATTTGTCAAGAGGAATCATGGAATGGAAGCCGATATGTTCGTTGGTGCGGCTCTGATCCAAATGTATGCCAAATGTGGAGACATGGGCAATGCCCATCGAGTGTTTGTCGAATTCCCTCGGCCGGATGTTGTTTTGTGGACTTCGATGGTTACTGGGTACCAGCAGAATGGTGATGCCGTGGAAGCAATGTCATTCTTTTCTCGAATTATGATGGCAGAAGGTGCTCTCATTCCCGATCCTGTGACTCTTGTTAGCCTGGTTTCGGCTTGTGCACAAGCCAAGAATATCAGCGGTGGAAGATGTTGTCATGCGTTTGTTGTGAGGAGGTACTCTCAATTTGATCTTTCTTTGGCCaatgccttgctgaatttctactCAAAAGTAGGGTGTGTGGGGAATGCAAGGAATctttttgataaaatgcctaataGAGATGTCATTTCGTGGAGTGCCATGATTGATTGCTATGCTCAGAATTGCAATGCTGTCGAGGCATTGGATCTTTTTGATGGCATGATTGAGGATGGAATTGAGCCGAATTCAGTTACAGTGGTTAGTGCTCTACAAGCGTGTGCGGTAGCTTGCGACTTAAAAAAGGGTCGGAAGATTCATGATTTTGCTGTTCAAAAGGGTTTTGAATTGGACCTGGTGGTTTCTACTGCTCTGGTTGACATGTACACGAAATGTTCTTGTTTTGAGGATGCTATTAATCTCTTCCATCGAGTGCCTAAGAAAGATGTTGTCTCGTGGGCTGCTTTGATAAGTGGGTATGCTCAAAATGGTCTAGCCCACAAGTCATTGGAGGTGTTTTGTGCCATGTTGTTGCATGGTACGCACCCAGATGCCGTCATAGTAGTGAAAATTCTAACAGTATGTTCTCATTTGGGTGTCCTCCAGCAAGCTCTTTGCCTTCATTGTTACTTGGTAGTGAGTGGTTTTGATAATAAGGCTTTTGTGGGGGCTGCTCTCATAGACTTGTATTCAAAGTGTGGAAGCTTAGATCATGCGATGATGGTATTTGAGAGGATGAGAGAAAAGGACATTGTTGTCTGGAGTTCAATGATTGCGGCTTATGGAGTTCATGGCCTCGGAGTGGAAGCAATCTTGACATTCAATCGAATGGTAGAATCTTCAGTTAAGCCTAACCATATTACTTTTGTAGCAATCTTGTCGGCATGTAGTCGTGCTGGATTGGTAGAAGAAGGGATTAAGATTTTTGAAAGTATGACAGATGGTCACAAGGTCATGCCCAATTCAGAGCATTATGGTATCATGGTTGATATGTTTTGTCGAAAAGGAGAATTGGATAAAGCTGCAAAGTTCATTGATCAGATGCCGATCGCAGCTGGCCCGAATGTTTGGGGTGCCTTGCTTGGTGGCTGTAGAATTCATAATAACATTGAGATGGGTGAATTTGCTGCTGCAAATTTGTTGAAGTTGGATCCTGACCATGCGGGCTACTATGTATTGCTTTCTAATATTTATGCTGTTGGTGGTAGATGGGATGATGTGGCAGAGGTCAGGAGTTTGATGAAGGCAAAAGGGGTGAGGAGGACACCAGGAAGTAGTTCGATTGAGGTTGGGAATGTGGCCAATACATTCTTGGAAGATGACGGTTTGCATCTGAATCGGAGAGGATATATGGGTTGCTGAGGGAATTGGAAGTGAAGGTGAGAGAGGAGGGTTTTGTTCCTATGATGCATGATGTTGAGGAAATGCCTCTTGTCTTGCAGTGAGATGCATGCATGGTTTTAAAGAGTGGTTTTGTAGTGAGACTTGCATGGTTTCCAACGATATTTAAGGCCTATTTGCTTTTTCAATTACAACAGTAAATGGTTGTAAATGGgcaatgattatttactcttgcaatTGTATGGTGACCTCACATACATTTGTCCGCAACAATGATTTTGCTATATTGTTTGTTTTACCCAAAAATCACTGTAAAAATGTAGTTTTATAATatgaaaaatgtaatgattacaatttactttacctacttcctttacaagtgtatttgactcttGATTTACGAGCTGCAATTCCTGTTTAAACTTTAAACAAACACCTataaatgataatgatggctcatttactttgcatgtcataggaaattggaaaaccaaacaagctTAGAACAATGGATGCATGGCTTCACCTACAACCAGTTGCACGGTAAGCTTTCATGGGACACCTTACATTGCAGCATGTCATGTTTGTTGGACATCTTTGTTGTGCATAAGATGTGCTCAAGATTATCAGGCCATCATACTCATTAGATGGGTCATGCTTGTATGAAAGCAATGGAAAGTTCAAACCAGAAACAGATATTTTTAAACACACCCAGAAAATGTGGATTTAGCACAAGAGAATATACTTTCAACGTTGTGTGTTGTAGAGGTGCTCCCTCTCTAACGTAGCGGGGTGTGGGGAAAGAGAAAGTGTCTTCTTCTCAGCTAAGcccttaaatccacaaggaaagagaaTCTCTAGAAATGAGAAATAAAATGGATATTAGTGACGAAATTGCTGCTTATGACATATCCAATGTGCTTATATAAGCAAAAGAAACCATGGACCTCTTTTGACTCGAAATAGGAAACGTTCCTGAAATAGTACAAGTTATCAAAAATAGTTGAGTGTTAATCATACCAAAATTCGTAAACAAGCCTTAGATGACTAAAACAAAGACTCAGGATCACAATTGTACActtaaaatcctaaaaatagaaaaatataatttaCTAAGAATAAAGTTTAGTTTAAAAACCTAATTTCACCCTTGAAATTATTGAATTTTGCAAAGCCGTTTGTGGGCCAAAGAACCTTGGATGATTTGCTAGGGCATAGATCTCATTGATAGGTATCCAACGGATATTATATGCACAAAATAGATAACCAGTCACAAAGTTATGACTGTCGGAAACTATAGCACGAGTTTAGGCCATTTTTTGCCCAATCAAGGACCTTCTTTGGCCTGAATTTGTGTGATCTTGGCCCTCCATTGAGTTGTCATCTACCCATCCCACATCGCGCTCTTGTTGGTGGAAGCTAAACTTGGAAGGATCCTATTTCAAGTGAAGCAATTAGAGATGCCAAAGGCTTAGTTGCACTTTCCTTTTCCAGTCTCGAAGGTGTGGGTGATGCCTCTAGAGATGGGCATGATGGCTTTGACAGAAGGCCTTCACCTTTTTGCCAACAAATTAAAGGGAGGGGAAATCCTCGGAGTCCCAATTTAGTACATGATAAATCCACATGTAAATTAAATGTATCATTTAACCATTTTGGAAGATGGTCTGATGAGTTAAGTCCTGCTTTTTTACTAGGCGGAGGAAGCGACAGCTAGGTCGACCAGCCCATTGATCCTAACCCTCTCCAGCAAAGGGCGAGCTGACAGTGGATGAGGCAGCAAGTACTGGCTGTTTCAACAGGTGAATCTTAACCCGTCCTGACTAACAATGATGTCATTGGATCTCCGATCCATAAGCAAAGGAGGGCATCAGTAGAGCGGTGGATGAAGCAGACCAAACATCGTCAGTTCAATCATTTTACCAGGCGGAGGAAGCAACACACTACACCAAAACTTTGGTTTAGGAACAGCTATGTCTATAGTTTAGGAATAGTTTAAGACCGTTCCTGATGCAAACAGTTGGAATCCTTTCCAAGTGTTCCTCAAACTTTGGGCGACAGGCCCacacctcttctctctctctctctctctctctctctctctcttcttcttcttctcatataTTCCAAGTTCGATCTCATTCCTATTTACTCTCTCTTGTTTTTCTTCTCATATCTTCCGAGTTTGAACTCATTCCTTTTTAGGGTTTCTATGGAATCGATTTCTTCTCTTCCATTAGTCACCTTCTTTGATACCCTGAACTCATTGTGGATCAAACCCCAAACCCCTGTAAATCGAAACCCATTGCAACCCCTGGCCAGCAGCCTCCCACCCATCCTCTGTCAAAACCCCCATCTCCTTTTGAAACCTCAAACCCATCCCTGTTAAAACCCGTCAACGTCCGTACCCAACCCCTTTCAAAACCCTAGCCATTTTCAATCATGGGACCATCTCTGTTTTCACAATCGGCAGCCAAACCCAAAAACCGCGATCTAGTCTCTGCGATCCACAACCCTCGACCGATCCGGAATACTCCATTGGCGTCATGCACTGAACcacctatgtcactgtcccattaTTTCTAGCAGCATTGTGGCATCCTCCGTCGACGCCACCATCATTATTTCCGGCAGCATTGCAACACCTGTTCAGTGGCATCCTCCGTCGACATCGTTGGTCTCAATTGTTGCTTCTGCACTCCTGATAATCCTACGTGCATCGAGTGTTTTTATTTATCCAAAATCAATAGAGTAATTTCTGAAGGAATTTCAGAAAGGAGAATCAAATTCACGAGGTATTTGGATTCCCAGGccttttcttcctccttttagcattgtatttatTGATCTCTCATTTAGGTACACGTGGCAAGCATGTAGTAGATCTGAACCCGTCATTTGTTGGGTCCTACACTGGATGGGCTAACCCCTGATAATCATACTTATTGAGGAGTCACAGCCACTGATTGTAGGATTTTTTAGTTTTCAAATTTAGATGGTTAGATGAAGGTCCAATTAATGGTGAAATTAAATTTCCGCCAGTTAGCTGTTTGGATTGTCTGACTTGTGTGATTTTTGGTGTATGGCCTTTCAACTGTGAGGCACAACAGATGAATGACCTGGATCTTATACATGTGTGCCTCGTCAAGTGAGAATCTATTGGACAGCTTGGAATAGCATCCGTAGTTGCATATGGCATGCCATTTACATCAGCTTGGATTAGGCAGTGCGAATGCTTAATGGGTGGCTGCATGACTCTGTGAGTGATGGGCATATTTAAAGATTTCACTATATGTTGCTTGAGATGAATTGCAATGTATCTGATCATAATTCTGCAGTTTTTGTCAACTAATTTGAATAGAGAATCTAGTAAGTTCTTATCTTTAACCTATAATTATATGGTTTTGTTCTCAAAATGGAAGGCAGTGCCCTGTCAACTGAATAGAAGAtataatttttcctttttatattaTAGTTTTCTGATgatattaaaaaacaaaaattggACAGCTAAAAGCAATTGACAGAAGTGATTCTTACTGGGGAATATTCTGGTCCCCAAGTCATATGCTCTGAGATGATTCTTACTGGGGAAACTATATGCAGGTATTCAAACGTACACTGATGCTAGGCATTTTGCCATATCTGCACAGATACCGAAGTTCAGCAACAAGAACAGAACTCTGATTCTCCAATACTCTATAAAATTTGAGCAGGAAATCGAATGTGGTGGTGGTTACATAAAACTTCTTTCAAGTTGTGTCAATCAGAAGAAATTTGGTGGTGATACTCCCTACAGGTTTGTTTTGTTATTCCTTCAAATATGCCATATGCTTCATATATTCTTACTGTTCTGTATACATCTTGCAAAGTGCTTGTGTTTTCTTGTCAGTTTGAGTGGTATGGAAAATTGATATTTGGTACACGTTTGGGATTTTGGGGATTTATGTTTTTGGCACCAAATATCAGTTTGTAAAGGCAATATTTACATgtaaaagaaaatcattaaaattgtTTAGGTAGTACATAAGTTTGCCGAAAAGAAGAGAAATTTAGGTTTTTTGCTAATGGTTCGTGTTCTCTGTCTTCATGC
This DNA window, taken from Magnolia sinica isolate HGM2019 chromosome 14, MsV1, whole genome shotgun sequence, encodes the following:
- the LOC131226319 gene encoding LOW QUALITY PROTEIN: putative pentatricopeptide repeat-containing protein At3g01580 (The sequence of the model RefSeq protein was modified relative to this genomic sequence to represent the inferred CDS: inserted 1 base in 1 codon); translated protein: MRGREYLCNLLESCNDKSSISQLHSLLLRNGYLQDSLFVTKLTSGYAKYTSLKIARQVFNETPRPTVFLWNAILRAYCRENQWLQTLRQFRRMNFAVGGESPDNFTVPIVLKACAGLPALESGKEVHGFVKRNHGMEADMFVGAALIQMYAKCGDMGNAHRVFVEFPRPDVVLWTSMVTGYQQNGDAVEAMSFFSRIMMAEGALIPDPVTLVSLVSACAQAKNISGGRCCHAFVVRRYSQFDLSLANALLNFYSKVGCVGNARNLFDKMPNRDVISWSAMIDCYAQNCNAVEALDLFDGMIEDGIEPNSVTVVSALQACAVACDLKKGRKIHDFAVQKGFELDLVVSTALVDMYTKCSCFEDAINLFHRVPKKDVVSWAALISGYAQNGLAHKSLEVFCAMLLHGTHPDAVIVVKILTVCSHLGVLQQALCLHCYLVVSGFDNKAFVGAALIDLYSKCGSLDHAMMVFERMREKDIVVWSSMIAAYGVHGLGVEAILTFNRMVESSVKPNHITFVAILSACSRAGLVEEGIKIFESMTDGHKVMPNSEHYGIMVDMFCRKGELDKAAKFIDQMPIAAGPNVWGALLGGCRIHNNIEMGEFAAANLLKLDPDHAGYYVLLSNIYAVGGRWDDVAEVRSLMKAKGVRRTPGSSSIEVGNVANTFLEDDGLHXESERIYGLLRELEVKVREEGFVPMMHDVEEMPLVLQ